The Brassica oleracea var. oleracea cultivar TO1000 chromosome C7, BOL, whole genome shotgun sequence sequence TTCTGAACGTCTGTTAGATGCTGTGAACACTAGTTTATAGTCTGTTAAATTCGTTACCTTACTCTTGTCACATGTGTCTTGTGCAAGCAGGCGTTGAAGCTCGAAGAATTTGGGGTGGAAGGCTCAGATGCTGAAAACGTTTGTTACTTGAGAGATCTGAGTGACGCAAATAGGCTTGCCACAGCGATCCAATCAAGCGCCAATGGGAATGCTGTTGTTATCGGTGGTGGCTATATCGGCATGGAGTGTGCTGCATCTTTAGTTATCAACAAAATCAATGTCACCATGGTTTTTCCAGAGGCTCACTGCAGTAAGTGTTCTTCATTTTTAGTTAATTTGTAGAAGAGAAAGCTTGGGTCTGTGTGGTTGGCTTGACCTTTTTCAGTTTCTTATGACAGTGGCGCGTCTCTTTACCCCCAAGATAGCAAGTTTGTATGAAGATTACTACAGGGCTAAAGGAGTGGAGTTCATCAAAGGAACGGTTTTGACATCATTTGAGTTTGACTCAGACAAAAAGGTTATATAATTAAAAGATGTTTGGTACTTTGCATCTATGTATAGAATTAAAAGTCGAAAATAAACTATGGAATAGAGGAGCCTTCTGATCAAAGTATGAAAATAATCTTGAGCATTGTTCGATTTGCAGGTAACGGCGGTTAATCTCAAAAACGGGAACCATTTACCAGCAGATTTGGTGGTGGTTGGAATCGGAATACGACCAAACACAAGCTTGTTTGAAGGACAGCTAACGATAGAGAAAGGAGGGATAAAAGTGAACAGCAAAATGCAGTCAAGTGACAGCTCGGTGTACGCCATAGGCGACGTAGCTACGTTCCCGGTGAAACTATTCGGCGAAATGAGAAGGCTTGAGCATGTTGACTCGGCTAGGAAATCCGCACGGCACGCAGTTTCAGCCATCATGGAGCCAGAAAAGACTGGAGAGTTCGACTACCTGCCGTTTTTCTACTCAAGGGTCTTTGCCTTCTCGTGGCAGTTCTACGGAGACCCTGTTGGTGAAGTTGTGCACTTTGGGGAGTTCGAAGAGGGTAAAACCTTTGGAGCGTATTGGATTAAAAAGGGTCACCTTGTTGGGTCGTTTCTTGAAGGAGGGACTAAAGAAGAATACGATACCATCTCAAAGGCGACACAGTTGAAACCGGCGGTGACTGATCTGGAAGAACTGGGAAGAGTAGGACTCGGGTTTGCTGAGACAGTGGTGAGTCAGCATATAGTTCCAGAAGTCAAGGAGGTTCCGAGCTCTGCGCTGGTGAGGCAGGCTTCAAGAGTGGTGATGGTGGAGAAGCCTCTGCATGTATGGCACGCGGCGACTGGAGTCCTTGTTGCTGCATCTGTAGCTGTGTTTGCGTTTTGGTACGGGAGGAGACGCCGTAGGTGGTGAAAACCTCTTTCAAAGCCTCTTTGCAGAGGATTTGGATTCATTGGAAATGGGATTTGCTGTGTTGTTTGTAGCATTGGTGGGAATATATAATAGGGGAAAGGGGAGAGAAATCGAAACTACTCAATGTGATTACATTGGTATACGATTATTATATGCTTCTTTTGAATTAAAAGAATGTTTCCACTTCAAACTTGTTGACATAAAGAAAATGTTCCACAACGAACCTTGAGGTCAAAGTATCTGTATCAGTCCGAACCAAAAAACTTGAATTCATATTTGATCCGCTCTATAAAAACATGAATCTATATATATATAAATATTTTGGTATCTCTCATGCTTTGCCACATGGAAAGTCGTTCGCTGCAGACGCGACGTGTCCGTCACAACATTATTTGAGCTTTAGACTTATAAATTTTGGGCTTTATACAACTCTAATTGTTCAAGTCTGGTAACCCACAAAATCCACCTCTGAACCAGCAGCCGTAATCATTTATATATAGATAGATAACAAAAAAAATCTACGTCATCGTAAACTACTTTACCACTTAAATTATTTGTCGGTCTCTTTAGGCTCTATTATTAATGACTCTAAACTTTGATTTGGGTCTATACAATAATATTATTCTTACTATAGTCAACTAGCAAATGAAAAATAGATTTGATTCATTCTAAGTTAATATATGGTCAATAATTGTATCCCAATTTTAATTTATAAATAAATAGAATGACGAGAGGTTTGAGATCAAACATTAAAATCGATGTGTCGTTAACCAGTACTACAAAGCTCTGCACACATGAAATTAGCCATGTGTTTACCCGTAGCTGAAGAATCGAACCTTACCAAATAAAAAACAAAATCGAAACTAAATCAAATTTCATAAATCAGGTATATTTTTATATATCATGTATTCTATATTTTTCTGAAACTAAAATATCAAAAACAAACGAGAACCGAACCAAAATCAATAAGTATCTCAATTTGAAATATAATTTACAAATCTAAAATATTAAATAAACTTANNNNNNNNNNNNNNNNNNNNNNNNNNNNNNNNNNNNNNNNNNNNNNNNNNNNNNNNNNNNNNNNNNNNNNNNNNNNNNNNNNNNNNNNNNNNNNNNNNNNNNNNNNNNNNNNNNNNNNNNNNNNNNNNNNNNNNNNNNNNNNNNNNNNNNNNNNNNNNNNNNNNNNNNNNNNNNNNNNNNNNNNNNNNNNNNNNNNNNNNNNNNNNNNNNNNNNNNNNNNTTTTTTATTTAAATAATTATTTGTTATATATATATCAAGAACAAGGATATAAGAGTCTTTTGCCACTTATTGAAAATATATTTTTAAAAATGCCCCTTTAGTGATGGTAAAGATCAATAATGGTACCATGAATGTGGTAAACATGAAATTTCACCTATTATCTATTTAAAGTTAATATTTTATTTTATTATGTCAAATTGAACTAAGAATAATAAGAAGATATATATATATATTATCATATTATTCTGAATTGTTTTTTGCTAATTTTGTATTCTCTGAAAAAATAGAATAATGAAGGATATTGTCATTTTAATTTCAAACCAAAAATGTTTATTAAAAATAAGGGCACTCGCACCGGTTGAAATTCATCACTCTAACAAATTTAAAAATATTAAAAGCTGAAAAAGAAGAAAGAGAAAGAATAAAAAAAAAGAGCAAGAGTGGTACATGTGGGAAGAGTTTTCATACATTTCTAAAGAATCGTGAATACATGTGGTATCATTTTACATGTTTTTTTATTTTAATTTTTAAAATTATTAATAACTAAATTATGTACAAAAATAATAATAAAATTATTAGTGAGGTACTCTACTTGCTATTTTACCACTAATGATGTCCTAACATTGTGATCTCAGAATTCTATTCATTATTGTTTTTTATAATATAGTTTTCAATCCACCATGGTTTTTAAATGCTTCATAAAATTAATATAAATTTATATAAATAGTTTTTATTATTAATTTCCGGTCCGTAGGGCGGGCCGATCCTAGTATATTATGTAAAATAGTCTTTTAAGTTATGAATATTATCTAGACATGATCTAGACTCAAGGGTATAATCAAAAATCTGAAAAAAATCAAAATAACTGAATATTTAAATTAGTATTTGCATTTAAATGCATGACTAAAATACTTAATTTCATTTTTGCTTTTACATGTAAAAGTTCTGAAGCCAAATATTGTTGATTGAATCTAAAATGAGTTAGGATCCAAAATAGATCTTAGACGGATTTACAAAATAAACACACACTACAAAACCAGAACGGGTCTAGCTAGTAAACTACACAAGAAAATCTAATCTGCACCAGACATGTACCCCTGATAAGGGTATTCT is a genomic window containing:
- the LOC106306705 gene encoding probable monodehydroascorbate reductase, cytoplasmic isoform 2 — protein: MGRAFVYVILGGGVAAGYAALEFTRRGVSEGELCIISEEPVAPYERPALSKGFLLPEDPARLPSFHTCVGANDEKLTPKWYKEHGIELVLGTRVKSVDVRRKTLLSSTGETISYKFLIIATGARALKLEEFGVEGSDAENVCYLRDLSDANRLATAIQSSANGNAVVIGGGYIGMECAASLVINKINVTMVFPEAHCMARLFTPKIASLYEDYYRAKGVEFIKGTVLTSFEFDSDKKVTAVNLKNGNHLPADLVVVGIGIRPNTSLFEGQLTIEKGGIKVNSKMQSSDSSVYAIGDVATFPVKLFGEMRRLEHVDSARKSARHAVSAIMEPEKTGEFDYLPFFYSRVFAFSWQFYGDPVGEVVHFGEFEEGKTFGAYWIKKGHLVGSFLEGGTKEEYDTISKATQLKPAVTDLEELGRVGLGFAETVVSQHIVPEVKEVPSSALVRQASRVVMVEKPLHVWHAATGVLVAASVAVFAFWYGRRRRRW